The following proteins are encoded in a genomic region of Arthrobacter jiangjiafuii:
- a CDS encoding cytochrome c oxidase assembly protein, giving the protein MDTVPNTANSDTVAAPAVRNGWLAAAGAVMIMALSAGLLFSGAAAAQQLSDPGALTRWALPMAKAVQNGAMAAVIGALVFSVAILPKSLTLKRGRRIEAGEPEHPAFARALTLAGAAAAVWTLSAVAVLLFTYSDVSGLPLSADATYTAGLGAFVTDFSTGRAWLAVSIIAAVVTTLAFGVRSLNMLAATAVLAAGAIIPIALVGHSAGGDDHSAAVNSIGLHLAGVCLWIGGLIVLAVISRQLGPITGVVLRRYSALAGFAFALVFLSGVVNASLRITSFDQLDSEWGSLVIFKAAATLLLGVIGFLHRRWIIPQLPAKVPGSAESAAPNAGGPRQKGAGRILWQLITVELLIMGAVSGVAVALGRTATPRAEELPPNASPARILTGYDLPPELTPERYLTEWRFDWLWVAIVATLAVAYLRGVFKVRRRGDKWPVVRSLCWLVGLAALTYVTSGAPAVYGMVLFSTHMLAHMALTMVVPLFLVLGAPVTLALKALTPRGDGTRGIREWILIGVHSWFSKLVTNPIFAAINFAGSIVVFYYSELFGFALRQHVGHELMVVHFLLTGYIFILTMIGIDPLPYRAPYPLRLVILLATMAFHAFFGVAVMGGTSLIQASYFGNMGREWGLSALEDQQLGGSIMWGIGEIPTVMVAIGVALQWSRTDARETRRKDRAAERNNDAELTAYNNMFANLAQRDASSFEGDRK; this is encoded by the coding sequence ATGGATACCGTGCCTAACACTGCCAACTCCGATACCGTGGCCGCTCCCGCCGTCCGCAACGGCTGGCTGGCCGCAGCCGGCGCCGTGATGATCATGGCCCTGTCAGCAGGGCTGCTGTTCTCCGGCGCTGCAGCCGCCCAGCAGCTTTCCGACCCGGGAGCCCTCACCCGGTGGGCCCTGCCCATGGCCAAGGCAGTGCAAAACGGTGCAATGGCTGCCGTGATCGGCGCACTGGTCTTCTCAGTGGCCATTCTGCCCAAGTCCCTCACGCTCAAGCGCGGCCGGCGCATTGAAGCCGGTGAACCGGAGCATCCCGCGTTCGCCCGCGCCCTTACCCTGGCCGGGGCAGCCGCGGCCGTATGGACCCTGTCCGCGGTCGCGGTGCTGCTGTTCACCTACTCGGACGTTTCCGGGCTGCCGCTGAGCGCCGACGCCACCTACACCGCCGGCCTCGGTGCATTCGTTACCGACTTCTCCACAGGCCGGGCCTGGCTGGCCGTGAGCATCATTGCCGCCGTGGTCACCACCCTGGCCTTCGGTGTGCGGTCACTGAACATGCTGGCCGCCACAGCGGTCCTGGCCGCCGGCGCCATCATCCCGATTGCCCTGGTCGGACACTCCGCCGGCGGCGACGACCACAGCGCAGCGGTCAACTCGATCGGGCTGCACCTGGCCGGCGTGTGCCTGTGGATCGGCGGGCTCATCGTCCTGGCCGTCATCTCGCGCCAGCTCGGACCCATCACCGGGGTGGTGCTGCGCCGCTACTCCGCACTGGCTGGCTTCGCCTTTGCACTGGTGTTCCTGTCCGGGGTCGTCAACGCCTCGCTGCGCATCACCTCGTTCGACCAGCTGGACTCCGAGTGGGGCTCCCTGGTCATCTTCAAGGCGGCGGCCACGCTGCTGCTGGGCGTGATCGGCTTCCTGCACCGGCGCTGGATCATTCCGCAGCTGCCGGCCAAGGTGCCGGGTTCCGCCGAAAGCGCCGCCCCCAACGCCGGCGGGCCCCGGCAGAAGGGCGCCGGCCGGATCCTCTGGCAGCTCATCACGGTGGAGCTGCTGATCATGGGCGCCGTCTCCGGCGTCGCCGTCGCACTGGGCCGGACCGCCACTCCGCGGGCCGAAGAGCTGCCGCCCAACGCCTCCCCGGCCCGGATCCTGACCGGATACGATCTGCCGCCGGAGCTCACCCCCGAGCGCTACCTGACCGAGTGGCGGTTTGACTGGCTCTGGGTCGCCATTGTGGCCACCCTCGCCGTTGCCTACCTGCGCGGCGTCTTCAAGGTCCGCCGGCGCGGAGACAAGTGGCCGGTGGTCCGGTCCCTGTGCTGGCTCGTGGGACTGGCTGCGCTGACCTACGTCACCTCCGGCGCCCCCGCCGTGTACGGCATGGTGCTGTTCAGCACGCACATGCTGGCGCACATGGCGCTGACCATGGTGGTTCCGCTGTTCCTGGTCCTGGGCGCGCCCGTGACACTGGCCCTGAAGGCACTCACCCCGCGCGGAGACGGAACCCGGGGGATCCGGGAATGGATCCTCATCGGCGTACATTCCTGGTTCTCCAAGCTGGTCACGAATCCGATCTTCGCCGCCATCAACTTTGCCGGCTCGATCGTGGTGTTCTACTATTCGGAGCTCTTCGGCTTTGCCCTGCGCCAGCACGTGGGCCACGAACTGATGGTCGTGCACTTCCTGCTGACCGGCTACATCTTTATCCTGACCATGATCGGCATCGATCCGCTGCCCTACCGGGCGCCGTATCCGCTGCGCCTGGTGATCCTGCTCGCCACCATGGCCTTCCACGCCTTCTTCGGCGTGGCAGTCATGGGCGGCACCTCGCTGATCCAGGCCTCCTACTTCGGCAACATGGGCCGGGAATGGGGCCTGTCCGCCCTGGAAGACCAGCAGCTGGGCGGATCCATCATGTGGGGCATCGGTGAAATTCCGACCGTGATGGTCGCCATCGGCGTCGCCCTGCAGTGGTCCCGGACCGATGCGCGCGAGACCCGGCGCAAGGACCGGGCGGCCGAGCGGAATAACGACGCCGAACTCACTGCTTACAACAACATGTTTGCCAATCTGGCCCAGCGGGATGCCAGCAGCTTTGAAGGAGACCGTAAATGA
- a CDS encoding HU family DNA-binding protein, with the protein MAMNRSELVAAVAEKSGNSQTSVNGVLDAVFDIFATSVANGEKITIPGWLAVERTDRAARQGRNPQTGETIQIPAGHSVKLTAGSKLKAAVSTKK; encoded by the coding sequence TTGGCTATGAACCGCAGTGAACTTGTTGCAGCAGTGGCAGAGAAGTCCGGCAACAGCCAGACCTCGGTGAACGGCGTTCTCGACGCTGTCTTCGACATCTTCGCAACCTCCGTTGCCAACGGTGAGAAGATCACCATCCCGGGATGGCTTGCAGTCGAGCGCACCGACCGCGCCGCCCGCCAGGGCCGCAACCCGCAGACCGGCGAGACCATTCAGATCCCCGCAGGCCACAGCGTCAAGCTGACCGCGGGCTCGAAGCTGAAGGCTGCTGTCTCCACGAAGAAGTAA
- the rpmG gene encoding 50S ribosomal protein L33 gives MAKDKDVRPIIKLKSTAGTGYTYVTRKNRRNDPDRMVLKKYDPKIRQHVEFREER, from the coding sequence GTGGCTAAGGACAAGGACGTACGTCCGATCATCAAGCTGAAGTCGACAGCTGGCACCGGGTACACCTACGTGACCCGCAAGAACCGTCGTAACGACCCGGACCGCATGGTCCTGAAGAAGTACGACCCGAAGATCCGCCAGCACGTCGAATTCCGTGAGGAGCGCTAA
- a CDS encoding NHL domain-containing thioredoxin family protein, producing the protein MTETVRAGYRVRASELEGRNWLNTGGRQLGLEDLRGKIVILDFWTFCCINCLHVLDELRPLEEKFSDVLVTVGVHSPKFEHEADPVALAAAVERYEIHHPVLDDPELITWQAYTARAWPTLVVLDPEGYIVANLSGEGHAAGLESLISELVAEHETKGTLHRGDGPYVPAEPTAGNLRFPGKAVPLPEGTFLVADTGHHRLVELEADLATVRTVIGDGTKGWRDGTAETARFNEPQGVAVLPAAAAEAAGYDVVVADTVNHRLRAVALASGTVTTVAGNGVQRLLDAGNQTKRAPGEEHPSESRTAEAGANAGAVLTHSGLGTNPLDVSLSSPWDLTWSTALRRVVVAMAGTHQIFTFDPLTGAVDILAGTGLEGLLDGEGSTAWFAQSSGLAEDAAGNIWVADSETSALRRLSFTDTDGQIQVSVGTAVGAGLFDFGFRDGAAGEARLQHPLGVAVLPDGSVAVADTYNGAVRRYDPATETVSTLARGLSEPSDVLVDTTAGEPLLIVVEANKHQLIRLPIPKEAQSVDEGARQTQRPASPVAAGPVALSVRFAAPKGQKLDDRWGDPTQLKISSSPEELLVSGGGTSTGLTRELVLSDSVPGGVLHITARAAACDGEPGGEIPDHAACHLYQQDWGIPVTMDAAGETALTLDLRGVD; encoded by the coding sequence ATGACTGAAACCGTGCGCGCCGGCTACCGGGTGCGAGCCTCCGAACTTGAGGGCCGCAACTGGCTGAACACCGGCGGCCGGCAGCTGGGTCTCGAAGACCTGCGCGGCAAGATCGTGATCCTGGACTTCTGGACCTTCTGCTGCATCAACTGCCTCCATGTACTGGATGAGCTGCGGCCGTTGGAAGAGAAGTTCTCCGACGTCCTGGTGACGGTGGGCGTGCACTCGCCCAAGTTTGAGCACGAGGCGGATCCGGTGGCGCTGGCCGCGGCCGTGGAGCGCTACGAAATCCACCATCCGGTCCTGGATGACCCGGAGCTGATCACCTGGCAGGCCTACACGGCGCGTGCCTGGCCCACCCTGGTGGTGCTGGACCCCGAGGGCTACATCGTGGCCAACCTCTCCGGCGAAGGCCACGCTGCCGGGCTCGAGTCGCTGATCAGCGAACTGGTGGCTGAGCACGAAACCAAGGGAACGCTGCACCGCGGCGACGGCCCCTACGTCCCGGCCGAGCCCACCGCGGGGAACCTGCGCTTCCCAGGCAAGGCAGTGCCGCTGCCCGAGGGCACCTTCCTGGTGGCCGACACCGGCCACCACCGGCTGGTGGAACTGGAGGCAGACCTCGCCACCGTCCGTACCGTGATCGGCGACGGCACCAAGGGCTGGCGTGACGGCACCGCCGAAACCGCCAGGTTCAACGAACCCCAGGGCGTGGCGGTGCTTCCGGCCGCCGCAGCGGAGGCTGCAGGGTACGACGTCGTTGTGGCGGACACGGTCAACCACCGGCTGCGCGCCGTGGCACTGGCCTCCGGAACCGTAACCACGGTGGCCGGGAACGGCGTCCAGCGGCTGCTGGACGCCGGAAACCAGACCAAGCGGGCTCCCGGCGAAGAACACCCTTCCGAGTCCCGCACGGCCGAAGCAGGCGCAAACGCAGGAGCAGTCCTGACGCACTCCGGCCTGGGCACCAATCCGCTGGACGTATCGCTGTCCTCACCGTGGGACCTCACCTGGTCCACCGCACTGCGGCGCGTGGTGGTGGCCATGGCCGGCACCCACCAGATCTTCACGTTTGATCCCCTCACGGGCGCCGTCGACATCCTCGCTGGCACCGGCCTGGAGGGCCTGCTCGACGGCGAGGGGTCCACGGCCTGGTTCGCGCAGTCCTCCGGGCTGGCCGAAGACGCCGCCGGGAACATCTGGGTCGCCGACTCCGAGACCTCCGCGCTGCGCCGGCTCTCCTTCACCGATACCGACGGACAGATCCAGGTGTCCGTTGGCACCGCCGTCGGCGCCGGGCTGTTCGACTTCGGCTTCCGCGACGGCGCCGCCGGCGAGGCACGGCTGCAGCACCCGCTCGGTGTGGCGGTGCTGCCGGACGGTTCGGTGGCCGTCGCCGATACGTACAACGGCGCAGTGCGCCGGTATGATCCCGCGACCGAAACCGTTTCCACCCTGGCCCGCGGCCTCTCCGAGCCCTCCGATGTGCTGGTTGACACCACCGCGGGCGAGCCGCTGCTGATTGTGGTCGAAGCCAACAAGCACCAGCTGATCCGGCTGCCGATCCCCAAGGAAGCCCAGTCCGTGGACGAGGGCGCACGGCAGACGCAACGGCCAGCCAGCCCGGTTGCTGCCGGTCCGGTGGCGCTGTCGGTACGGTTTGCCGCACCGAAGGGGCAGAAGCTCGATGACCGCTGGGGGGATCCCACCCAGTTGAAGATTTCCTCCTCCCCGGAGGAACTGCTGGTATCGGGCGGCGGGACCTCCACCGGCCTGACGCGTGAACTGGTGCTCTCGGACTCCGTGCCCGGCGGCGTCCTGCACATTACCGCCCGCGCTGCGGCCTGCGACGGCGAACCCGGCGGCGAAATCCCCGACCACGCCGCGTGCCACCTCTACCAGCAGGACTGGGGTATTCCGGTGACTATGGACGCTGCGGGCGAGACGGCACTGACCCTGGACCTGCGCGGGGTGGACTAA
- a CDS encoding protealysin inhibitor emfourin: protein MKIVVVRTGGFAGLTRVWSAQVSTEEAEQEWLPLLQDPPQEQPGGPDRFVYEIMVGPATVTLPEHCLQGRWLDLVQRVRQGGTDGS, encoded by the coding sequence GTGAAGATCGTGGTGGTGCGCACCGGCGGATTTGCCGGGCTGACCCGGGTCTGGAGCGCCCAGGTCAGTACGGAGGAGGCGGAGCAGGAGTGGCTGCCGCTGCTGCAGGATCCGCCGCAGGAACAGCCCGGCGGACCGGACCGGTTCGTTTATGAAATCATGGTGGGCCCTGCCACGGTCACGCTGCCCGAGCACTGCCTGCAGGGGAGGTGGCTGGACCTGGTTCAACGCGTGCGGCAGGGCGGGACTGACGGATCGTGA
- a CDS encoding ABC transporter ATP-binding protein yields the protein MASITLKNLVKKYGDGFPAVNDVSLDIADGEFIILVGPSGCGKSTLLRMIVGLEDITSGDLLINGERVNDKAPRDRNLAMVFQNYALYPHLTVFENIAFPLRLAKGKYTDEQVRKLVNDAAATLELTEHLDRKPANLSGGQRQRVAMGRAIVRQADAFLFDEPLSNLDAKLRGQMRSEISQMQRRLGTTSVYVTHDQTEAMTLGDRVAVLKKGILQQVASPRELYEQPVNLFVAGFIGSPSMNFLPATVEGNVLRTAVGDLTIPQEKAAKAAGKGIVLVGIRPEFFEDAKFVDEAKRPHGSVFSAPISHTEWLGNEQYGYIPFNPDPEVKELLDNLARDMDADALRPQIVVTLDSASRIRGGRDAELWLDTRKVHLFDPETGDNLTRDAKAGAELTEEANAARAEEIAMARETDRVASGVES from the coding sequence ATGGCATCGATCACCCTCAAGAACCTCGTCAAGAAGTACGGCGACGGATTCCCCGCCGTCAATGACGTTTCCCTGGACATTGCCGACGGCGAGTTCATCATCCTCGTGGGCCCCTCGGGCTGCGGAAAGTCCACCCTGCTGCGCATGATTGTCGGGCTGGAGGACATCACCTCCGGAGACCTGCTCATAAACGGGGAGCGCGTAAATGACAAGGCACCGCGGGACCGGAACCTTGCCATGGTGTTCCAGAACTATGCGCTCTATCCGCATTTGACGGTCTTCGAGAACATCGCCTTCCCGCTGCGCCTGGCCAAGGGCAAATACACCGACGAACAGGTCCGCAAACTCGTCAACGACGCAGCAGCCACCCTGGAACTGACGGAGCACCTGGACCGCAAGCCGGCGAACCTCTCCGGCGGGCAGCGCCAGAGGGTTGCCATGGGCCGGGCGATTGTCCGCCAGGCCGATGCCTTCCTCTTTGATGAGCCGCTCTCAAACCTGGATGCCAAGCTGCGCGGCCAGATGCGCTCCGAGATCTCGCAGATGCAGCGCCGGCTCGGCACCACCAGTGTCTACGTGACCCACGACCAGACCGAGGCCATGACGCTCGGTGACCGGGTCGCGGTCCTGAAGAAGGGCATCCTGCAGCAGGTGGCCTCGCCCCGGGAGCTTTACGAGCAGCCCGTCAACCTCTTTGTTGCCGGCTTCATCGGCTCCCCGTCCATGAACTTCCTGCCGGCTACCGTGGAGGGAAACGTGCTGCGGACCGCCGTCGGCGACTTGACCATCCCGCAGGAGAAAGCGGCGAAGGCAGCGGGCAAGGGCATTGTGCTCGTGGGCATCCGTCCGGAGTTCTTTGAGGATGCCAAGTTCGTGGACGAGGCCAAGCGTCCGCACGGCTCCGTGTTCAGCGCCCCCATCAGCCATACCGAATGGCTGGGCAATGAACAGTACGGCTACATCCCCTTCAACCCCGACCCCGAGGTGAAGGAACTGCTGGATAACCTGGCACGCGACATGGACGCCGATGCGCTGCGGCCCCAGATTGTCGTGACCCTTGACTCTGCCAGCCGGATCCGCGGCGGCCGGGACGCCGAACTGTGGCTGGACACCCGCAAGGTGCATCTGTTTGACCCGGAAACCGGCGACAACTTGACCCGCGATGCCAAGGCAGGTGCCGAGCTGACGGAGGAAGCGAACGCTGCCCGGGCCGAGGAGATCGCCATGGCGCGGGAAACTGACCGGGTCGCCAGCGGCGTCGAGTCCTAG
- a CDS encoding carbohydrate ABC transporter permease, giving the protein MSTSVEAVVPGAAAKRTGVEAKPRLSDRARAERRLGFILAGPAFIIMLAVTAYPILLALWDSLFSYRLTAPGDREFIGLGNYGVILSDGLFWRDLGVTALITVVTVVVELILGFALALVMNSALKAVRGWLRTAILVPYGIITVVSAFAWFYAFDINSGYINSWFGWVPGINADLNWFADTWTALFVIMASEIWKTTPFISLLLLAGLAQVPGELTEAAEVDGATWWQRMRRVIIPNMKAAIMVAVLFRALDAFRIFDNVYIMTNGAYGTEVLSLLAYRTSITRLEIGMGSAVSVLLFLCVIIICFIAIKLFKVDLTGARGGN; this is encoded by the coding sequence GTGAGTACCTCTGTAGAAGCCGTCGTTCCCGGTGCCGCCGCCAAGAGGACCGGGGTCGAAGCCAAGCCCCGGCTCAGCGACCGCGCCCGGGCCGAGCGCCGGCTCGGGTTCATCCTGGCCGGCCCGGCCTTCATCATCATGCTGGCGGTCACCGCCTATCCCATCCTGCTGGCCCTGTGGGACTCCCTGTTCAGCTACCGGCTGACTGCCCCGGGGGACAGGGAATTCATCGGTTTGGGGAACTACGGCGTGATCCTGTCGGATGGCCTGTTCTGGCGGGATCTCGGCGTCACCGCACTCATCACCGTGGTGACCGTGGTGGTGGAGCTGATTCTGGGCTTCGCCCTCGCCCTGGTCATGAACAGTGCACTCAAAGCCGTCCGCGGGTGGCTCCGTACCGCAATCCTGGTCCCCTACGGCATCATCACGGTGGTCTCGGCCTTCGCCTGGTTCTACGCCTTCGACATCAACTCCGGCTACATCAATTCCTGGTTCGGCTGGGTGCCGGGGATCAACGCCGACCTGAACTGGTTTGCCGACACCTGGACCGCGCTGTTCGTGATCATGGCATCCGAGATCTGGAAGACCACACCGTTCATTTCGCTGCTGCTCCTGGCCGGACTGGCACAGGTTCCCGGCGAGCTGACCGAGGCGGCAGAGGTCGACGGCGCCACCTGGTGGCAGCGGATGCGGCGCGTGATCATTCCCAACATGAAGGCGGCCATCATGGTGGCCGTCCTGTTCCGGGCCCTTGACGCCTTCCGTATTTTCGACAACGTCTACATCATGACCAACGGCGCCTACGGCACCGAGGTACTCTCACTGCTGGCCTACCGGACATCGATTACCCGCCTGGAGATAGGCATGGGGTCGGCCGTCTCGGTCCTGCTGTTCCTGTGCGTGATCATCATCTGCTTCATCGCCATCAAACTGTTCAAGGTGGACCTCACCGGTGCACGAGGGGGTAACTAA
- the rpsN gene encoding 30S ribosomal protein S14: MAKKSKIARNEQRKVIVERYAAKRLELKKTLVDPNATDEAREAARLGLQKLPRNASPVRLRNRDQIDGRPRGTLQKFGISRVRFRNMAHAGELPGVKKSSW, encoded by the coding sequence ATGGCTAAGAAGTCAAAGATTGCTCGCAACGAGCAGCGCAAGGTCATCGTTGAGCGTTACGCTGCAAAGCGTCTCGAACTGAAGAAGACCCTGGTAGACCCGAACGCTACCGACGAAGCCCGCGAAGCTGCACGCCTCGGCCTGCAGAAGCTGCCGCGCAACGCCTCGCCGGTCCGCCTTCGCAACCGCGACCAGATCGACGGCCGCCCCCGCGGTACCCTCCAGAAGTTCGGTATCTCGCGTGTGCGTTTCCGCAACATGGCCCACGCAGGCGAACTGCCGGGCGTCAAGAAGTCCAGCTGGTAA
- a CDS encoding AEC family transporter, which yields MLGVLTGFTVVWIIILAGYLIGRLGVLGDNAQTVLSRLAFFVASPALLLVTLSDADLGTVFSLPLLVAAASALLTAVVFVLCTRWWLRRPLPEALISAMSSSLVNAANLGLPIAVYVLGDAAYIAPVLIFQLAFFTPLFLMALDTSTSGRRTSLLSFLAQTVRNPIIIGTLIGLFLGATGLELPVIILEPVTLIGGAAVPAMLLAFGISLVGSRPLRRDGGRRADVVLASAFKLVLQPALAYLLARFVLGMEGHLLFAVVVTAALPTAQNVFVAATRYEEGVLVAKDTVLVTTVLSLPVLVLIAALLA from the coding sequence GTGCTGGGGGTACTCACCGGGTTCACGGTTGTCTGGATCATCATCCTGGCCGGCTACCTGATCGGGCGTCTGGGGGTCCTGGGCGACAACGCCCAAACGGTCCTCAGCCGGCTCGCCTTTTTTGTCGCGTCGCCGGCCCTGCTGCTGGTCACCCTGAGCGATGCCGACCTGGGCACCGTCTTCTCCCTGCCGTTGCTGGTGGCAGCGGCCAGCGCGCTGCTGACGGCCGTGGTCTTCGTGCTGTGCACCCGCTGGTGGTTGCGCCGCCCGCTGCCCGAGGCGCTGATCTCCGCCATGTCCTCGTCCCTGGTCAACGCCGCCAACCTCGGCCTGCCAATTGCCGTCTACGTGCTGGGCGACGCCGCCTACATTGCCCCGGTGCTGATCTTCCAGCTGGCCTTTTTCACCCCGCTGTTCCTGATGGCGCTGGATACCTCCACCAGCGGACGGCGCACGTCCCTGTTGTCCTTCCTGGCCCAGACCGTCCGCAATCCCATCATCATCGGGACCCTGATCGGCCTGTTCCTAGGCGCCACCGGCCTGGAGCTGCCCGTCATCATCCTGGAACCGGTGACGCTGATCGGCGGTGCCGCGGTTCCGGCCATGCTGCTGGCGTTCGGCATTTCCCTCGTCGGTTCCCGTCCGCTGCGCCGCGACGGCGGCAGGCGCGCCGACGTCGTGCTCGCCTCTGCCTTCAAGCTGGTGCTGCAACCGGCCCTGGCGTACCTGCTGGCCCGGTTTGTCCTGGGGATGGAGGGGCACCTGTTGTTCGCCGTCGTCGTGACCGCGGCCCTGCCCACGGCCCAGAATGTCTTCGTGGCCGCCACCCGCTACGAGGAAGGGGTGCTCGTGGCCAAAGACACCGTCCTGGTGACAACGGTCCTCTCGCTCCCGGTCCTGGTACTCATCGCTGCCCTGCTGGCCTGA
- a CDS encoding extracellular solute-binding protein has product MPTDVRQKFRPRNRIRVAAGLTLAVGATLLSGCSSSEGSPTLTWYINPDDGGQAELASRCSDASGGAYTIETSLLPTDAAAQREQLARRLAANDKTMDIMSLDPPNVPEYAEPGYLAPVPDDVAERTTANVVEGALAGAQWKDKVVAVPFWANTQILWYRKSVAEAAGLDMTQPVTWDQLMEAAESQDKFLGVQGARAESMTVWVNALIESAGGHIVENPDASADEIKLGIDTEAGKAAAEIVSTIGKEGLGGPGLPTQTENTSMVQFQGDEGSFMVNYPFVWPATNAAVEAGTLPQSLIDDIGWALYPRVDADTDTAPPLGGINLGVGAKSEHIDLAYQAIECIVSPENQAYYFATNGNPPSNTDAYNDPEAVSTFPMAGTIRESLELSKPRPQTPYYNEISTGIQQTWTPPSDVSPETTPASSQEFILEVLRGEKLL; this is encoded by the coding sequence ATGCCAACGGACGTGAGACAAAAGTTCCGGCCGCGGAACCGGATACGGGTAGCTGCAGGATTGACCCTCGCCGTCGGAGCAACTTTGCTCAGCGGCTGCAGCTCCAGTGAAGGCTCCCCAACCCTGACGTGGTACATCAACCCCGACGACGGCGGCCAGGCAGAACTGGCCTCACGGTGCAGCGATGCATCCGGCGGCGCGTACACCATCGAGACCTCGCTGCTTCCCACCGACGCCGCGGCCCAGCGTGAACAGCTGGCACGGCGGCTGGCAGCCAACGACAAGACCATGGACATCATGAGCCTGGACCCGCCCAACGTCCCGGAATACGCCGAACCGGGATACCTCGCACCGGTTCCCGATGACGTCGCCGAGCGCACCACCGCCAACGTGGTGGAGGGTGCCCTCGCCGGCGCGCAATGGAAGGACAAGGTCGTCGCGGTACCGTTCTGGGCCAACACCCAGATCCTCTGGTACCGGAAGTCGGTTGCCGAGGCCGCCGGCCTGGACATGACCCAGCCGGTGACCTGGGACCAGCTGATGGAAGCCGCCGAGAGCCAGGACAAGTTCCTGGGCGTCCAGGGCGCCCGCGCCGAGTCCATGACGGTCTGGGTCAACGCCCTGATCGAATCCGCCGGCGGCCATATCGTCGAAAACCCCGATGCGTCAGCTGACGAGATCAAGCTCGGCATCGATACCGAAGCCGGCAAGGCAGCGGCCGAGATCGTGTCCACCATCGGCAAGGAAGGGCTCGGCGGCCCGGGGCTTCCCACCCAGACGGAGAACACCTCCATGGTGCAGTTCCAGGGTGACGAGGGATCCTTCATGGTCAACTACCCCTTCGTCTGGCCGGCCACGAACGCCGCCGTCGAAGCCGGCACCCTGCCCCAGTCCCTGATCGACGACATCGGCTGGGCACTGTACCCCCGGGTCGACGCTGACACCGACACCGCTCCCCCGCTGGGCGGCATCAACCTGGGCGTGGGGGCCAAGAGCGAGCACATTGACCTGGCCTACCAGGCCATCGAGTGCATCGTCAGCCCGGAGAACCAGGCCTACTACTTCGCAACCAACGGCAACCCGCCGTCGAACACCGATGCCTACAACGATCCCGAAGCCGTCTCCACCTTCCCCATGGCAGGGACCATCCGTGAGTCGCTGGAGCTCTCCAAGCCCCGGCCGCAGACGCCGTACTACAACGAAATCTCCACTGGCATCCAGCAGACGTGGACCCCGCCCAGCGACGTCAGCCCGGAGACCACTCCGGCATCCAGCCAGGAATTCATCCTTGAGGTCCTGAGAGGGGAGAAACTGCTGTGA
- a CDS encoding carbohydrate ABC transporter permease, whose product MKASPVRRRVIWTIISILVIVYALFPVASILATSFKIPSDLTSGTFLPNTWSFTNYEQILVGDAQSLFLSALRNSVGISLIATFIAVVLATLCAYGIARLDFPGKRLVLTTALGVSIFPVISIVTPLFNLWRNIGLYDTWAGLIIPYLSLTLPISIWTLAAFFRQIPWELEQAAQVDGATTWQAFRKAIVPLAAPGVFTTAIIAFFIAWNDFVYGISLTSTDAARPVPAALAFFTGASQFEEPTGAISAAAIIVTIPVVVLVLAFQRQIVSGLTQGAVKG is encoded by the coding sequence ATGAAAGCCTCGCCCGTAAGGCGCCGCGTGATCTGGACGATCATTTCGATCCTGGTCATCGTCTACGCCCTGTTCCCGGTGGCCTCGATTTTAGCCACGTCCTTCAAGATTCCCAGCGACCTGACGTCCGGCACGTTCCTGCCGAACACCTGGTCATTCACCAACTATGAGCAGATCCTGGTCGGCGACGCGCAGTCGCTGTTCCTCTCGGCGCTGCGCAACTCGGTGGGCATCTCCTTGATTGCCACCTTCATCGCCGTCGTCCTGGCGACTCTGTGCGCCTACGGAATTGCCCGCCTGGACTTCCCCGGCAAGCGGCTGGTCCTGACGACGGCACTGGGCGTATCGATCTTCCCGGTCATCTCCATCGTCACCCCGCTGTTCAACCTCTGGCGGAACATCGGCCTGTACGACACCTGGGCCGGGCTCATCATTCCGTACCTGTCGCTGACGCTGCCGATCTCGATCTGGACCCTGGCGGCGTTCTTCCGGCAGATCCCCTGGGAGCTGGAGCAGGCCGCCCAGGTGGACGGAGCCACCACCTGGCAGGCTTTCCGGAAGGCCATCGTTCCGCTGGCGGCCCCCGGCGTATTCACCACGGCGATTATCGCCTTCTTCATCGCCTGGAACGACTTTGTGTACGGCATTTCGTTGACCTCCACCGACGCGGCCCGTCCCGTGCCGGCTGCCCTGGCGTTCTTCACCGGGGCCTCCCAGTTCGAAGAACCAACCGGCGCCATTTCGGCGGCTGCAATCATTGTCACCATCCCCGTTGTAGTACTGGTGCTGGCATTCCAGCGCCAGATCGTCTCAGGCCTCACCCAGGGCGCCGTCAAGGGCTAG